The following proteins are encoded in a genomic region of Streptomyces sp. NBC_01723:
- a CDS encoding translation initiation factor IF-2: protein MSAGRALRPLLLLAPLALLVAGCGVAEPSEEKATDAAREVARTVGERLYSQRTRTPVEAGREAAAMEGVEVMRVDGTSSHDGDGLELVVRTSGTAYNATFDIEEVTVRRCFAVRVAPWSEWREKPRDVDCPDSLPLVFGPPPEPPRLPERELRAKLPRVPEGGRADEAEVRRVVGALDMDPAIRSEVKAEDGRVGVLLLVPGDGFGPQDCLLARVGPGETEVWVPPRIQRMRGEAGCTVSNALHPAPPPH, encoded by the coding sequence GTGAGCGCGGGACGGGCACTGCGTCCGCTGCTGCTGCTCGCGCCCCTGGCGCTGCTCGTCGCGGGCTGCGGGGTGGCCGAGCCCTCCGAGGAGAAGGCGACGGACGCCGCCCGCGAGGTGGCCAGGACCGTGGGAGAGCGGCTCTACAGCCAGCGCACCCGCACGCCGGTTGAGGCGGGGCGTGAGGCCGCCGCCATGGAGGGGGTGGAGGTGATGCGGGTCGACGGCACCTCGTCCCACGACGGGGACGGCCTCGAACTGGTCGTCCGCACGTCCGGCACCGCGTACAACGCGACCTTCGACATCGAGGAGGTCACCGTACGGCGGTGTTTCGCGGTCCGCGTGGCACCCTGGTCCGAGTGGCGCGAGAAGCCCCGTGACGTGGACTGCCCGGACAGCCTCCCCCTGGTCTTCGGCCCGCCGCCCGAGCCGCCCCGGCTGCCCGAAAGGGAACTGCGTGCGAAGCTCCCGCGGGTGCCGGAGGGCGGGCGGGCGGACGAGGCGGAGGTGCGGCGGGTGGTCGGAGCGCTCGACATGGACCCCGCGATCCGCAGTGAGGTGAAGGCGGAGGACGGGCGGGTCGGCGTACTCCTGCTGGTGCCGGGCGACGGGTTCGGCCCGCAGGACTGCCTCCTCGCCCGCGTGGGCCCCGGCGAGACCGAGGTGTGGGTGCCGCCCCGGATCCAGCGGATGCGGGGGGAGGCCGGCTGCACGGTGTCCAACGCCCTGCACCCGGCTCCGCCGCCGCACTAA
- a CDS encoding TetR/AcrR family transcriptional regulator encodes MVRRNDLRRAALVDAAIEVLAAQGARGLTFRAVDAEAAVPAGTASNYFANRDDLLTQTGARVYERLHPDEATIARQRAAGNDRDTYVRLMRELVDRVSSFRSGYLALLELRLEATRRPGLRAVLTERIREDVDANVAYHEGSGLPGDAMAVKLLYLALNWLIVEQLTLPDVFTEEERDQLVTAAVERIVVPDRG; translated from the coding sequence GTGGTCAGACGGAACGACCTGCGGCGCGCCGCCCTCGTCGACGCCGCCATCGAGGTGCTGGCGGCACAGGGCGCGCGGGGCCTGACCTTCCGGGCGGTGGACGCCGAGGCCGCCGTCCCGGCCGGCACCGCGTCCAACTACTTCGCCAACCGCGACGACCTGCTCACCCAGACCGGCGCCCGCGTCTACGAGCGTCTCCACCCGGACGAGGCGACGATCGCCCGCCAGCGCGCGGCAGGGAACGACCGCGACACCTACGTCCGGCTGATGCGCGAACTCGTCGACCGCGTCTCCTCCTTCCGCTCCGGCTACCTCGCGCTGCTCGAACTGCGCCTCGAGGCCACCCGGCGCCCCGGCCTGCGCGCGGTCCTGACCGAACGCATCCGCGAGGACGTGGACGCCAACGTCGCCTACCACGAGGGCTCCGGCCTCCCCGGCGACGCGATGGCCGTCAAGCTGCTCTATCTCGCCCTGAACTGGCTGATCGTCGAACAGCTCACCCTCCCGGACGTGTTCACCGAGGAGGAGCGGGACCAGTTGGTGACGGCGGCGGTCGAACGGATCGTGGTGCCGGACCGGGGCTGA
- a CDS encoding maleylpyruvate isomerase family mycothiol-dependent enzyme, translating into MTTPADVNDVRDPELPGRLLTIERDALVPLLRARADADFALPVAACPGWTVRDVLAHCSSALIRVVENRFEEGVFSPAFNDRDIADRADWSNARVVDELERGMTEAGPVIGRAGGALDGVALGEWVHAGDVRTALGEPGAYAGPGLPAALALLATLTRDRGHVPLHADLDDVDEPLKLGAVSGERPPGRFIGDAATLVRLYAGRPAGDPAGYELAGVEAAELNLFGD; encoded by the coding sequence ATGACGACTCCTGCCGACGTGAACGACGTACGCGACCCCGAGCTGCCCGGGCGGCTGCTGACCATCGAGCGGGACGCTCTGGTGCCCCTGCTGCGGGCGCGGGCGGACGCGGACTTCGCGCTGCCCGTGGCCGCGTGTCCGGGCTGGACCGTGCGCGACGTGCTGGCGCACTGCTCCAGCGCGCTCATCCGGGTGGTGGAGAACCGCTTCGAGGAGGGCGTCTTCTCGCCCGCGTTCAACGACCGCGACATCGCCGACCGCGCGGACTGGAGCAACGCCCGCGTCGTGGACGAGCTGGAGCGCGGCATGACCGAGGCCGGTCCGGTGATCGGCCGCGCGGGCGGCGCGCTGGACGGGGTCGCGCTGGGGGAGTGGGTGCACGCGGGTGACGTGCGGACGGCCCTGGGCGAGCCGGGCGCGTACGCCGGGCCCGGCCTGCCCGCCGCCCTCGCGCTGCTCGCCACCCTCACCCGCGACCGCGGCCACGTGCCGCTCCACGCCGACCTCGACGACGTGGACGAGCCCCTGAAACTGGGCGCGGTGAGCGGTGAGCGGCCCCCGGGCCGGTTCATCGGCGACGCCGCCACCCTCGTACGGCTGTACGCGGGCCGGCCGGCGGGTGACCCGGCCGGATACGAGCTGGCCGGGGTGGAAGCGGCGGAGCTGAACCTCTTCGGCGACTGA
- a CDS encoding copper homeostasis protein CutC codes for MSKRAVLEVIALDVEDAVAAQAGGADRLELVTDMAADGLTPSAETVAAIRAAVDIDLRVMLRLADGFAAGDVERLTRLAGRMREAGATEFVLGFLDPDGDVDLHAVERIAGVLHGCRWTFHRAIDRAANRDALRKQLGDFPGLDTYLTAGAAGGVDEGMTVLLAEARRRGEPGYEQQLLVGGGLRLEHVPGLLAAGIDAFHIGGAARPSGWEGPVSAEAVAEWRRVLGD; via the coding sequence ATGAGCAAGCGTGCAGTCCTGGAGGTGATCGCCCTCGACGTCGAGGACGCGGTCGCCGCCCAGGCCGGAGGCGCGGATCGCCTCGAACTGGTCACCGACATGGCGGCCGACGGACTCACCCCGTCGGCCGAGACCGTCGCCGCGATCCGGGCCGCCGTCGACATCGACCTGCGGGTGATGCTGCGCCTCGCGGACGGGTTCGCCGCCGGGGACGTCGAACGGCTGACGCGGCTGGCCGGCCGGATGCGGGAGGCCGGGGCGACGGAGTTCGTCCTCGGGTTCCTCGACCCGGACGGGGACGTGGACCTCCACGCGGTGGAGCGGATCGCGGGCGTGCTGCACGGGTGCCGGTGGACCTTCCACCGGGCGATCGACCGCGCCGCGAACCGCGACGCCCTGCGCAAGCAGCTCGGGGACTTCCCGGGGCTGGACACCTACCTCACGGCCGGCGCGGCCGGCGGCGTGGACGAGGGCATGACCGTCCTGCTCGCCGAGGCACGGCGCCGGGGCGAGCCGGGCTACGAGCAGCAGCTCCTCGTCGGCGGCGGCCTGCGCCTCGAGCACGTGCCGGGGCTGCTGGCGGCGGGGATCGACGCGTTCCACATCGGCGGTGCGGCGAGGCCCTCCGGGTGGGAGGGGCCGGTGTCGGCGGAGGCGGTCGCGGAGTGGCGGCGGGTGCTGGGGGATTGA
- a CDS encoding MurR/RpiR family transcriptional regulator has product MTDEVKETFAKASGGRRATGGGTAPPAPAALAAKVRTLAPSMTRSMQRVAEAVAGDPAGCAALTVTGLAELTGTSEATVVRTARLLGYPGYRDLRLALAGLAAQQQSGRAPAITTDIAVDDPIADVVAKLAYDEQQTLADTAAGLDTGQLGAAVAALAAARRTDVYGIGASGLVAQDLTQKLLRIGLIAHAPNDPHLAVTNAVQLRAGDVALAITHSGSTGDVIEPLRAAFERGATTVAITGRPDSPVTQYADHVLTTSTSRESELRPAAMSSRTSQLLVVDCLFVGVAQRTYEAAAPALAASYEALAHRHGGSRGRP; this is encoded by the coding sequence GTGACCGATGAAGTGAAGGAAACTTTCGCGAAGGCCTCCGGGGGCCGCCGCGCCACCGGCGGCGGGACCGCGCCGCCCGCACCCGCCGCCCTCGCGGCCAAGGTGCGCACGCTGGCGCCGTCGATGACCCGCTCCATGCAGCGGGTCGCCGAGGCCGTCGCCGGCGACCCGGCCGGCTGCGCCGCCCTCACGGTCACCGGTCTCGCCGAGCTGACCGGCACCAGCGAGGCGACCGTCGTACGCACCGCCCGGCTGCTCGGCTACCCCGGCTACCGTGATCTGCGCCTCGCCCTGGCCGGGCTCGCCGCCCAGCAGCAGTCCGGCCGCGCGCCCGCCATCACGACCGACATCGCGGTGGACGACCCGATCGCCGACGTCGTCGCCAAGCTGGCCTACGACGAACAGCAGACCCTCGCCGACACCGCCGCCGGGCTGGACACCGGCCAGCTCGGCGCGGCCGTCGCCGCACTGGCGGCCGCCCGCCGCACCGACGTGTACGGCATCGGCGCCTCCGGCCTGGTCGCCCAGGATCTCACCCAGAAACTCCTGCGCATAGGGCTGATAGCCCACGCCCCCAACGACCCGCACCTCGCCGTCACCAACGCGGTGCAGCTGCGCGCCGGGGACGTCGCCCTCGCGATCACCCACTCCGGGTCGACCGGGGACGTCATCGAACCGCTGCGGGCCGCCTTCGAACGCGGCGCGACGACCGTCGCCATCACCGGCCGCCCCGACAGCCCCGTCACGCAGTACGCCGACCACGTGCTGACCACGTCGACGTCGCGGGAGAGTGAGCTGCGGCCGGCGGCGATGTCCTCCCGGACGAGTCAGCTGCTGGTGGTGGACTGCCTGTTCGTGGGGGTGGCGCAGCGGACGTACGAGGCGGCGGCGCCGGCTTTGGCGGCGTCCTATGAAGCGCTGGCCCATCGGCACGGGGGGTCGCGCGGGAGACCGTAG
- a CDS encoding TetR/AcrR family transcriptional regulator, which yields MPEARTETPRERYRTQVRAEIKEHAWEQIATAGASALSLNAIAKRMGMSGPALYRYFAGRDELITELVRDAYRSLADGFKAAADSGADLAGLAHVLRTWALADPQRYFLVFGTPVPGYHAPDDITGIAAETMAVILDACAALPSDGPAGDFDAHIDGHRQWAGGHPAPAAALHRALAFWTRVHGALSLELAGHFTGMAFDPALLFVAEVDDLSGR from the coding sequence ATGCCCGAGGCGCGCACCGAGACCCCGCGCGAGCGCTACCGCACCCAGGTGCGCGCGGAGATCAAGGAACACGCGTGGGAGCAGATCGCCACGGCGGGCGCCTCCGCGCTCTCGCTCAACGCGATCGCCAAGCGGATGGGCATGAGCGGGCCCGCGCTCTACCGGTACTTCGCCGGCCGCGACGAGCTGATCACCGAACTGGTCCGGGACGCCTACCGCAGCCTCGCCGACGGCTTCAAGGCGGCCGCCGACTCCGGCGCCGACCTCGCCGGACTCGCGCACGTCCTGCGCACGTGGGCACTCGCCGACCCCCAGCGCTACTTCCTCGTCTTCGGCACCCCCGTCCCCGGCTACCACGCCCCCGACGACATCACCGGGATCGCCGCCGAGACCATGGCGGTCATCCTCGACGCCTGCGCCGCACTGCCGTCGGACGGTCCCGCCGGCGACTTCGACGCGCACATCGACGGTCACCGGCAGTGGGCGGGCGGCCACCCGGCCCCCGCCGCGGCCCTGCACCGCGCCCTCGCCTTCTGGACCCGCGTGCACGGCGCCCTCTCCCTCGAACTCGCCGGACACTTCACCGGCATGGCCTTCGACCCCGCCCTGCTCTTCGTCGCCGAGGTCGACGACCTGTCGGGACGCTGA
- a CDS encoding HelD family protein, with protein sequence MSTPVHDDPLSRERAHLAASRSALRAMREDVESLDISDVTANWVNAAVLERQIEDRIKALADLSETPLFFGRLDYLHAPGAERAEGAEGERPRPEAAYRTLHVGRRHVHDADGDPMVIDWRAPVSQPFYRASKNDPLDVSLRRRFGYTGGDLTAYEDEHLSDPAEAATTSRLLQQEIERPRVGPMRDIVATIQPEQDEIVRAGLTGSVCVQGGPGTGKTAVGLHRVAYLLYAHRERLARTGTLVIGPNRSFLHYIEQVLPALGELTVRQATVEDLVGHVEVRGADEAATAVVKGDARMAEVLRRALYAHVSPPAEGIVVVRGSRRWRVAAYELEEIVRELLARDIRYGAAREALPQRIAHLVLVQMERAGEAPDDRVQNAVARNTAVKAAVKEIWPPVDPAKLVLRLLSDADFLAEHAAGVLSEDEQKAVLWVKPARSVKSATWSPADAVLIDEATDLVERTHSLGHVVLDEAQDLSPMQYRAVGRRCTTGSATVLGDLAQGTTPWATRSWAEALGHLGKGEAVVEELTAGFRVPTDVIAYASRLLPHIAPGLTPVASIRENPGFFDIRTTPAGTAGVLAACGELLSREGSVGLIAADARVPELAAALDAAGVGYVGPGEETTHATRLTLVPASLAKGLEYDYVVLDEPRAVVDGEPDERTGLRRLYVALTRAVSGLIVTHATELPPQLAS encoded by the coding sequence TTGTCCACGCCCGTCCACGACGACCCCCTGTCCCGCGAGCGCGCCCACCTGGCCGCCTCGCGCTCCGCCCTGCGCGCCATGCGCGAGGACGTGGAGTCCCTCGACATCTCCGACGTGACCGCGAACTGGGTCAACGCCGCGGTCCTGGAACGCCAGATCGAGGACCGCATCAAGGCGCTGGCCGACCTCAGCGAGACCCCGCTGTTCTTCGGCCGGCTCGACTACCTGCACGCTCCCGGTGCCGAGCGGGCCGAGGGCGCGGAGGGTGAGCGCCCGCGGCCGGAGGCCGCTTATCGGACACTGCACGTGGGGCGCCGGCACGTGCACGACGCGGACGGCGACCCGATGGTGATCGACTGGCGGGCGCCGGTCTCGCAGCCGTTCTACCGGGCGTCGAAGAACGACCCGCTGGACGTCTCGCTGCGCCGCCGCTTCGGCTACACCGGCGGGGACCTCACGGCGTACGAGGACGAGCACCTGTCCGACCCGGCCGAGGCGGCGACCACCAGCAGGCTGCTCCAGCAGGAGATCGAGCGGCCGCGCGTCGGGCCGATGCGGGACATCGTCGCGACGATCCAGCCCGAGCAGGACGAGATCGTGCGCGCCGGGCTCACCGGCTCGGTCTGCGTGCAGGGCGGCCCCGGCACCGGCAAGACCGCCGTCGGCCTGCACCGGGTCGCCTACCTCCTGTACGCCCACCGCGAGCGCCTGGCCCGCACCGGCACGCTGGTGATCGGGCCGAACCGGTCCTTCCTGCACTACATCGAGCAGGTCCTCCCGGCCCTCGGCGAGCTGACGGTCCGCCAGGCCACCGTCGAGGACCTGGTCGGTCACGTCGAGGTGCGCGGTGCGGACGAGGCGGCGACGGCGGTGGTCAAGGGCGACGCGCGGATGGCGGAGGTGCTGCGCCGGGCCCTCTACGCGCACGTCTCCCCGCCCGCCGAGGGGATCGTCGTGGTGCGCGGCTCGCGGCGCTGGCGGGTGGCGGCGTACGAGCTGGAGGAGATCGTCCGTGAGCTGCTCGCCCGCGACATCCGCTACGGCGCCGCCCGCGAGGCGCTGCCGCAGCGCATCGCGCACCTCGTGCTGGTGCAGATGGAGCGGGCGGGCGAGGCGCCGGACGACCGGGTGCAGAACGCGGTGGCGCGCAACACGGCGGTGAAGGCCGCGGTGAAGGAGATCTGGCCGCCGGTCGACCCCGCCAAGCTGGTCCTGCGGCTCCTCTCCGACGCGGACTTCCTCGCCGAGCACGCCGCGGGGGTGCTCTCCGAGGACGAGCAGAAGGCGGTGCTGTGGGTGAAGCCGGCCCGTTCGGTGAAGTCCGCCACGTGGTCGCCCGCGGACGCCGTGCTGATCGACGAGGCGACCGACCTGGTCGAGCGCACCCACTCGCTCGGGCACGTGGTCCTCGACGAGGCGCAGGACCTCTCCCCGATGCAGTACCGCGCGGTGGGCCGGCGCTGCACCACCGGCTCGGCGACCGTCCTCGGCGACCTGGCGCAGGGCACCACGCCGTGGGCGACGCGGAGCTGGGCCGAGGCGCTGGGGCACCTGGGCAAGGGCGAGGCCGTGGTGGAGGAGCTGACGGCCGGTTTCCGCGTGCCGACGGACGTCATCGCGTACGCCTCCCGGCTGCTGCCGCACATCGCGCCGGGCCTGACGCCGGTCGCGTCGATCCGCGAGAACCCGGGCTTCTTCGACATCCGTACGACGCCCGCGGGGACGGCCGGAGTACTGGCGGCCTGCGGTGAGCTGCTCTCCCGCGAGGGCTCCGTCGGCCTGATCGCGGCGGACGCGCGGGTGCCGGAGCTGGCGGCGGCGCTCGACGCGGCGGGCGTCGGGTACGTCGGGCCGGGCGAGGAGACCACGCACGCCACGCGGCTGACCCTGGTGCCGGCCTCGCTGGCCAAGGGCCTGGAGTACGACTACGTGGTGCTGGACGAACCGCGGGCGGTGGTGGACGGGGAGCCGGACGAGCGGACGGGGCTGCGGCGGCTGTACGTGGCGCTGACGCGTGCGGTGTCGGGGCTGATCGTGACCCACGCGACGGAGCTGCCGCCGCAGTTGGCCTCGTAG
- a CDS encoding DUF4031 domain-containing protein: MTVYIDPPTWPGHGRMWSHLVSDVSYAELHAFAATLGVPRRAFERDHYDVPAQRYADAVSAGALEVSSREVVRLLHGAGLRRRKGSGTGSGAGAQPRSS; encoded by the coding sequence GTGACCGTCTACATCGACCCGCCGACCTGGCCGGGCCACGGCCGCATGTGGTCGCACCTGGTCAGCGACGTCTCCTACGCCGAGCTGCACGCGTTCGCCGCGACGCTGGGCGTCCCGCGCCGCGCCTTCGAACGCGACCACTACGACGTCCCCGCCCAGCGGTACGCCGACGCGGTGTCCGCCGGTGCGCTGGAGGTCAGCAGCCGCGAGGTGGTGCGGCTGCTGCACGGGGCGGGGCTGCGGCGCCGCAAGGGATCGGGGACCGGCTCCGGGGCCGGGGCTCAGCCGCGCAGCTCGTAG
- a CDS encoding DUF397 domain-containing protein, with translation METTSEYAWHRSSYSGGSGGNCLEIARWRKSTYSGGSGDNCLEMGLGNPTTTPVRDSKNPDGPTLRFQAAAWSAFVGALKASPVTTD, from the coding sequence ATGGAGACGACCTCTGAGTACGCGTGGCACAGGTCCAGCTACAGCGGCGGCAGCGGCGGCAATTGCTTGGAGATCGCTCGCTGGCGCAAGTCCACGTACAGCGGCGGCAGCGGCGACAACTGCCTGGAAATGGGGCTCGGCAACCCCACCACCACCCCTGTCCGCGACTCCAAGAACCCTGACGGACCAACCCTCCGCTTCCAAGCCGCCGCCTGGTCCGCCTTCGTAGGCGCCCTCAAGGCGTCTCCAGTCACCACCGATTGA
- a CDS encoding HD domain-containing protein, with product MADLDALRSRFARALEQAATPGSGPDPAPYADRLLARWQEPHRRYHTLAHLTAVLDHVDVLAEHAHDLAAVRLAAWFHDAVYLPERSENEERSARLAERALAEAGVPAERTAEVARLVRLTVTHAPADDDRDGQVLCDADLAVLASPPSAYAAYTVAVREEYHFVPNDAFREGRAAVLRQLLGLPRLFHTPHGRREWEATARHNITGELEMLSLSDAPDA from the coding sequence ATGGCCGACCTCGACGCCCTGCGCTCCCGCTTCGCCCGTGCCCTGGAGCAAGCCGCCACCCCCGGTTCCGGCCCCGACCCGGCGCCGTACGCCGACCGTCTGCTCGCCCGCTGGCAGGAGCCACACCGGCGGTACCACACGCTCGCGCACCTGACCGCCGTACTGGACCACGTCGACGTACTGGCCGAGCACGCCCACGACTTGGCCGCCGTCCGGCTCGCCGCCTGGTTCCACGACGCGGTCTACCTCCCCGAGCGCTCCGAGAACGAGGAGCGCTCGGCCCGGCTCGCCGAGCGCGCCCTGGCCGAGGCCGGGGTCCCGGCGGAGCGCACCGCCGAGGTGGCCCGGCTGGTCCGCCTCACCGTCACCCACGCCCCGGCCGACGACGACCGCGACGGACAGGTGCTGTGCGACGCGGACCTCGCGGTCCTCGCCTCGCCGCCGTCGGCGTACGCCGCGTACACGGTGGCCGTGCGCGAGGAGTACCACTTCGTGCCGAACGACGCCTTCCGCGAGGGCCGGGCCGCGGTCCTGCGGCAGCTGCTCGGCCTGCCCCGGCTGTTCCACACCCCGCACGGCCGCCGGGAGTGGGAGGCGACCGCACGCCACAACATCACCGGCGAGCTGGAAATGCTGTCGCTCTCAGACGCCCCGGACGCTTAG
- the murQ gene encoding N-acetylmuramic acid 6-phosphate etherase, with product MTSTPHHPDLRSQLETLATEAFRPELAEIDQLPTLDIARTMNGEDAGVAAAVAARLPEIAGAIDAVAARMARGGRLIYAGAGTAGRLGVLDASECPPTFNTAPGQVVGLIAGGPDAMVTSIEGAEDSPELARADLEALGLTADDAVVGVSASGRTPYAVGAVEHARALGALTVGLACNEGSALAAAAEHGIEVVTGPELITGSTRLKAGTAQKLVLNMLSTITMVRLGKTYGNLMVDVRASNEKLRARSRRIVALATGAADADIERALTATDGEVKHAILVLLADVDGPTAARLLADSDGHLRAALAAANG from the coding sequence ATGACCTCAACCCCCCATCACCCCGATCTCCGTTCCCAGTTGGAGACCCTTGCCACCGAGGCGTTCCGGCCCGAGCTGGCCGAGATCGATCAGCTGCCCACCCTCGACATCGCGCGGACGATGAACGGTGAGGACGCCGGCGTCGCCGCCGCCGTGGCCGCGCGGTTGCCGGAGATCGCCGGTGCCATCGACGCCGTGGCCGCCCGGATGGCACGCGGCGGGCGGCTGATCTACGCGGGCGCCGGGACCGCCGGACGGCTCGGGGTGCTGGACGCCTCGGAGTGCCCGCCCACCTTCAACACCGCCCCGGGACAGGTCGTCGGCCTGATCGCGGGCGGCCCGGACGCCATGGTCACCTCCATCGAGGGCGCCGAGGACTCGCCCGAGCTGGCCCGTGCCGACCTGGAGGCCCTCGGTCTCACCGCCGACGACGCGGTGGTCGGCGTCTCCGCCTCCGGCCGCACCCCGTACGCCGTCGGCGCCGTCGAGCACGCCCGCGCGCTCGGCGCCCTGACCGTGGGGCTGGCCTGCAACGAGGGCAGCGCCCTGGCCGCCGCCGCCGAGCACGGCATCGAGGTCGTCACCGGGCCCGAGCTGATCACCGGGTCGACCCGCCTGAAGGCCGGCACGGCGCAGAAGCTCGTCCTCAACATGCTGTCGACGATCACCATGGTCCGGCTCGGCAAGACGTACGGGAACCTGATGGTGGACGTGCGCGCCTCCAACGAGAAGCTGCGCGCCCGCTCACGCCGGATCGTCGCGCTCGCCACCGGCGCCGCCGACGCCGACATCGAGCGCGCGCTGACCGCCACCGACGGCGAGGTCAAGCACGCGATCCTGGTGCTCCTCGCCGACGTGGACGGCCCGACCGCGGCCCGCCTCCTGGCGGACTCCGACGGCCACCTGCGGGCAGCGCTGGCGGCGGCGAACGGCTGA
- a CDS encoding GNAT family N-acetyltransferase encodes MRTMGGEQVEEAVASAVALLRTAVDRDWETARAGRLEWSCRYTAEHVAGDLITYAGQLAGRATDAYVPFEITFDEGTGNEGVLHVIETTCALLAATLRTTPREVRAFHPYPYRSANREGFAAMGIAEVFLHTHDIAEGLGLAYEPPAGLCAGVLAGIFPHVQPGPDPWRTLLWATGRGDLPGRAPVTEWRWRNNLVIPAERLTLQGVTPAAATDLAAGGDGGFEWVGGGPFQGTRDAAGMLLKAYEGGVHRPEWGVFALVRREDGRAVGGMGFHGPPDEDGRVEIGYDLAEAARGHGYATEALRALSAWALAREEVTSVFATTEPANVASQAVITRAGFTRVAGDEGQLAYELRG; translated from the coding sequence ATGCGGACCATGGGTGGGGAACAGGTGGAGGAAGCCGTCGCGAGCGCCGTCGCGCTGTTGCGGACGGCGGTCGACCGGGACTGGGAGACGGCGCGGGCGGGCCGGCTGGAGTGGAGCTGCCGGTACACGGCGGAGCACGTCGCGGGCGATCTCATCACCTACGCGGGGCAGTTGGCCGGACGCGCCACCGACGCGTACGTCCCCTTCGAGATCACCTTCGACGAGGGCACCGGCAACGAGGGCGTGCTCCATGTGATCGAGACGACCTGCGCGCTGCTCGCCGCGACCTTGCGCACCACCCCGCGCGAGGTCCGCGCCTTCCACCCGTACCCCTACCGCAGCGCGAATCGCGAGGGCTTCGCCGCGATGGGGATCGCCGAGGTGTTCCTGCACACGCACGACATCGCCGAGGGTCTCGGCCTGGCCTACGAGCCCCCCGCCGGACTCTGCGCCGGCGTCCTCGCCGGGATCTTCCCGCACGTTCAGCCCGGCCCCGACCCCTGGCGCACCCTGCTGTGGGCCACCGGCCGCGGAGACCTGCCCGGACGTGCCCCGGTCACCGAGTGGCGCTGGCGCAACAACCTGGTGATACCGGCCGAACGGCTCACCCTCCAGGGCGTCACGCCGGCCGCCGCCACCGACCTCGCCGCGGGCGGCGACGGCGGGTTCGAGTGGGTGGGCGGCGGGCCCTTCCAGGGCACCCGGGACGCCGCCGGCATGCTGCTCAAGGCGTACGAGGGGGGCGTGCACCGGCCGGAGTGGGGCGTGTTCGCACTGGTGCGCCGGGAAGACGGCCGCGCGGTCGGCGGTATGGGCTTCCACGGGCCGCCGGACGAGGACGGGCGGGTGGAGATCGGCTACGACCTCGCCGAGGCGGCCCGCGGCCACGGCTACGCCACCGAGGCGCTGCGCGCGCTGTCCGCGTGGGCGTTGGCGCGGGAGGAGGTGACGTCGGTGTTCGCGACGACCGAGCCCGCCAACGTCGCCTCCCAGGCAGTGATCACCCGCGCCGGCTTCACCCGGGTCGCCGGCGACGAGGGGCAACTCGCCTACGAGCTGCGCGGCTGA